In Gemmatimonadota bacterium, the genomic window CCCGCGGGCCCTTGGAAACCGAGGAGCGGCGCTGGTCCGGGGACGCAGGGTGCCGGTCATCGGAAGGATCTCGATGGACCTGACGGTGGTAGACATCACGGACCTCCCGGGGGCGGAGGATGCGGTGGGTGAGATCGTCACTCTGATCGGCTCCGACGGGGAGAATCGAATCCCGTTGGAAGAGGCCGCCGGGCTCGCCGGAACGATCGGTTACGAAGTGCTCACGGGGTTGACCGGCCGGCTCCCACGAGTCTGGTTAGACTGACGCGATGAAGGGACGATCTTCAACTCGGGGCGGGAGGCGCGACGGAAGGGATGGCTGGGTGACGATCAGACACGGACTCCTCGCGTTCTTCGCGGGGCTCCTTTCGATCCAGGGATGCGAGGACGCGATTCCTACCTCGACGGATGGCGACCTCCTTCCGGTCGAGGCTGTCACCGTGGAGCTTCGCCTTCCATTCTCGGAGTTCGCGACCGACTTCCAGCTCTTCGACGGGTTCGGCTCGACCTCGATCCTTCCTTCGCTCGTGCTCGCGCATGAGTGGGAGGAAACCGTCGAGGCGCGGTCCCTCTTCCGGTTCCTCGATCTGCCCCGGATTATTTTCGTCTTTCCACCCGGGTCGAACAGCACCGTCACCGATTCCTTGTTCGTACCCGTTTCGGGCGAAGTGGCGCTGGAGTTGGACACGCTCGACGTGCGGGGCCTCACCCCTTTCTTGCTCGAAGCGGGCGTGACCCAGACGCCCTGGCACCCCCCTTCGGTGGACTGGGACTTCGCGGTGGACACCCTTGGAGCCCAGGTCCCCTGGCCCGAACCCGGAGGCGGCCCCGTGGCCTTCGCGGGGCAAGGCGAGTGGGATCCCAATGCCGATGGAGGAGGGGGGGGGAGCGAAATCGACCCGCCGTTGATCACGCGGGCCACCATCCCTCTCGATTCGGCCGGCGTGACGGCCTTGTTGGACACTACGGTCGCCGGGCGAGGAGTCCGCGTCTCTTCTCTGTCGCCCGATTCGCGGCTCCGTGTGCGAAGCGCGGAGCTGGTCGTGCGGGTGCGGTCCTCGGTGAATCCGGATACGATCGTCGCCATCACCGTCGGCGTGAGATCGGTCGCCCTCCTACAGGATCCGCCGCCGTCCCTGGATCCTGCGGCGTTCCCGATCGGCGGGGCACCGGCCGTCCGGGCGACCTTTCGGTTCGATCTTCCGGAGTCGGTCCCGGGGAGTCCCGCGGTCTGCGCCGTTGTCTCCTGTCCGGTGGAACTCCTTCCCGAGCGGCTCGTTTACGCCGGGCTCGAGTTGTATACGCACGAGACGATCCCCACGGGGCTTCGGCCCATCCAGGAGACGGTCATCGAGTTGCGTCCGGTCCTCAGCCCGGAAAGGCTTCCGCGTTCGCCTCTGGGATTTCCGCTGGCATGCCCGAGCGGCGAATGCTCCATGAACCTTCCCTCGACCGTGATCGAGGAGGACTTCTTCACAATCGAGCAGGGAACCCGGGTGGACCTTCCGATCACCCGGTACGTGCGGGATCTCCTCCGCGACGACGGTTCCTCGGCGACGCCGGTTCCCTCGACGCTGGTGCTGATGAACGGCGTGGATCCCCAGACTCTCCTCGAGCTGCGACCCCTTCAGTATTCGACTTTTTGGGGGCCCGGAACCGAATTCGAGCCCACGCTCCGGCTCGTCCTCACGGTCGCGAGCGGGGTGCCCTCTCCATGAGGACAACCGTGCCACGCGAATCCGCATCGCGACCTCTTCGGACATTCCAAGTTCTCTTCTCGTCGCTTCCGACCGCAGTCGCGGCCCTATGGGGTTTCGGAATCGGCATGCCGTCGCCGGCGGGCGCCCAGTCCCTTCTCGCATCAGCCGGGCTCGGAATCCCTGCCGAGCCGCTGGACGCACGCGCGCGCGCTCTCGGAGGGAGCGGGATCGGACAGCCGGGGTGGCACCTCCTCCCGACCGATCCTGCCGCGGCCGCCGGCGTCGCACTTCCTACGATCTCGGCGAGCTTCCAGCCGACCCGGGCGACCCTGCGCGACGGACGTAGCGCCGGGCACGCCCGGTTTCCGACCGCGGTCGTTGCTTATCCGCTCTGGGGAAACGTTTTCTCGGTCGGGTTCGCGAGCGTCCTGGATCAGGAGTGGGAGGTCGTCGCCAATCGCACCATTGACCTGAACGGCACCGAGGTCTCCGCGATCGATATTTTTCGCTCGCGCGGAAACCTGAGCCGCGTGCAAGTCGGTTGGGCACGACAGGTCGGGGGGAACTTCGGGTTGGGGGTCACCGTCGGCAGTTATGCCGGCGCGCTGGAGAGGAGCTTCGTCCGCCTCCTCGACACGGATACGGCCGGCCAGGGTGTGGAGGCCTTCGCCATCCAGGGGCGTTGGCGCGCCTCGGGCGTCGTCGCGGGAGCGGGCGTCGCCTGGGATCCGTCCGCACTGATACGGATCGCCGCCGCGGTCACCTGGTCGGACAAACTCGCTCTTTCTCCGTCCACCGGCGTAACCCCCGAAGGTGGGGAGTACTCGATTCCACTCGAGTTGCGCGCAGGCGCCACGGCGATTCTGGCGCCTGGATTCGGAGTCTCGGCCGGTGTCGTTTTTGCGGACTGGAGCGCGGTGGGAGAGGAATTGGGCGCCGGAACTACGCGCGAGGCCTCCTGGAGTTACGGCGGAGGGATCGAGTGGGCGCGTGCGACCCTGTTCGGCCGCACGCTCCCGCTCCGAGCCGGTGTTCGCCACCAGGACCTTCCCTTCCACTTCGACGGTTCGCCCGCCCAGGAGCGGACACTCTCCGCGGGGTTCGGCCTGGAGCTCGTGGAGTCGGAGGGACAGCCGATCGCACGCCTCGATTTCGGGCTCGAGAGGGGGACCCGCTCGGCGCAGGGTCTGTCGGAGAGCTTCCTCAGGACGACGCTTTCGGTGCGCCTCGCGGGCGGCTGACCTCCTTTCAAACCCGGCGGTCTCGCTATTGATCTCACCGGGGCAGGGCGATTCAATTAGGACCATGACGAAGTCCCTAACCGAAGCGGGGCGCGCGTACGTGGAAACGTACGGGTGCCAGATGAACGTCGCCGACGGCGAATTGATGGAGGGGATTCTCGCTGCGGACGGGTACGAGATTGTTTCGTCCCCGGAGGAGGCCGACGTCATCCTCGTGAATACCTGTGCCATCCGCGATCACGCGGAGCGGCGGGTTTTGGGCCGTATCGGCCAACTCAGCGGGCTGAAGCGCGGCCACCCCGGCCTTCTGATCGGCGTAACCGGGTGCATGGCGCAGCGACTTGGCCGAACCCTCTTCAACCAGGCCTCCCAGGTGGATCTCGTGGTCGGTCCGGACGCCTACCGCTCACTTCCGGACCAGCTTCGGCGCCTCCGGGGCCAGCGAGGGGAGACGGAGGTCGAGGCCAAGCCTTGCGTTGTGCGACCCGGAAAGCGCCGCACCCAGCTCGCCGTCCTCGATCTCGACCCGGAAGAGAGCTACGAGGGGCTCGAACAGAGGCGTGAAGCCGGAGCGTCCGCCTGGGTCCCGATTCAGCGGGGCTGCGATCACCGCTGCACCTTCTGCATCGTGCCCTATGTCCGAGGTCCGGAGAAAAATCGCCGACCGGAGGAGGTAGTGGCCGAGGTTCGGGGATTGGCCGCGCGAGGGGTGACCGAGGTCACACTCCTCGGCCAGACCGTCAACTCCTACCGACGGGGCGATTGGAACTTCGCGCGGCTTCTGCGGGAAGTCGCGCGAATCGCGGGGATCCGGCGCGTTCGATTCACCTCGCCGCACCCGAACGACGTCACCCGCGAGCTGGTGGAGGTCATGGCTGAGGAGGAGGCGGTGTGTGAGCATCTCCACCTCCCGGTTCAGTCGGGAAGTGACCAGGTCCTTCGCCGGATGCTCAGGCGCTACACCGTCGAGAGCTACCTCGAGAAGGTGAGGATGGCGCGGGAGGCCATTCCCGATCTCTCCCTCTCGACGGACATCATCGCGGCATTTCCAGGCGAAACCCGGTCCGACTTCGAGGCGACGCTCGACCTCGTGCGCGAGGTCGGCTTCGACGAGGCGTACACCTACCGGTACTCGCCCCGCGAGGGGACTCCCGCGATGCGGCTTCCCGCCGAGGATTTTCTCCCCGAACCGGAGGCGCGGGCCCGGCTGGCGGAGCTCATCACGGTTTGCCGGGAGATCCAGGGCGGGATCAACGCTGGGGAAGTCGGGCGCCAGGACGAGGTTCTCGTCGAAAGGGATGCACGTGACCCCGGCCAGGTTCTGGGACGCACCCGCCGAAACAAGTTCGTGGCCTTTCCGTCGGAGGGGATTGGAATCGGGGAGTACGCCTGGATCGAGCTCACGGGAACGACCGGGGCCACATTCCAGGGCGCCCTGGTTGGCTCTCTCGCGGCCGGGGCCCACCGGTGAGCCGCTTCACCGGGGCTGCGGGTGTCCTGGTGGTCCTCCTCCTGGTCATGTTTTTCGCGCGTTGGAACGCGGGAGAGCGGGTCACGCTCGACCTGGGCTTCACCACGGTGTACCGGATTCCGGTGACCTATGTGGCGTTCGGAAGCCTCTTCGTCGGCATGCTGGTGATGCTCGTCGCGGGGATCCATTCGGACCTGAAGGTACGGCGCTTCCTGCGGGAGCGTCTCGAGGCGGAGGGGCGGGAAGAGCGCCTGAGGACCGACCGAACGCAGCAGGATCTCTTCACCTCTTTCCCGGAGGGAGAAGAGGAAAAGTGAGGTCCTGACGGACCAGATTCCACTCGTCGCACGGGTGGCCTTGGCGCATGCCGCCGGGATCGCCCTCCCCCTCCTCGGCGCCTCCCTTCCACCGGCGCTCCTCCTCTTCCTCCTTCTCGGCGCGCTCCTCCTCCTATGGCGTCGCCCCTGGCCCGCGGGGGTGCTCGTTGCCGCAGCCGTGGCCGGGATGGCTTCGGGAGCAGCCGTCGTCCACCGGGAGGAATCAGACTGCCGCCTGCACCTCCCGCGGCGCTGGGACGGAGAGGTCACGGGCCGATTTCTGACGCGAGTCAGTTCCGACGGCTCCTTCCCCTTCCGGATCGAAGAGGGCGGGCCGGGTGAGGTGGGCGGCCCCGATGAGTGCCGCGGGGTGGTCCGTGCTCTCCTGCCGCGGGGGGCGACCCTCCCCCGCGCGGGAGGCCGAATCCGGGTCGCGTCCTCCTGGGAGGGGCGCGCGTTTCCTCAACCCGGGCTGGCCGAGTGGGCAGGGCGCCTCCGGTTGGCGGGGGATTGGGAACCCGCCCCCGGTGGCGGGCCTTGGGGAAAAGTTCTCGTGCTGCGCGGCGCGATCCAGGAGCGGATGGTGGCGCTCTGGGGGGAGCGGACGGCGCCGATGGTAGAGGCGCTCGTCCTCGCGCGCCGCGAACACCTCGACCCGGAGCTCCGCGACGCCTTTGCGCTTTCCGGAACGGCGCACCTTCTGGCGATCTCGGGATTTCACGTGGGAGTGGTTGCCGGGATCCTCCTCGGGCTCCTTCGCCTCGTCGGGCTCGGCCGGCGCGCGGCCGAGGGAGGAGCGGCCGCGGGATGCTGGAGCTACGTCCTCGCCATCGGGGCTCCGCACGCCGCGGTCCGGGCGGCTGTCCTCCTCACCCTCTTGGTCGCCGCACGGGTGCGAGGTCGGCCGGTCGTTCCGGCGGGGGCGCTCGGCTCGGCACTCCTGCTCCTGCTCGTCTTCGATCCGGGGTGGCTCGCGTCCGTGGGGTTTCAGCTTTCGTTCGCGGGCACGGCGGGGCTGGTCCTCCTCCGCGATCCCGTCTCGCGGGCGCTCGACCGGGGATGGAAGACTCTGACCGGGCGGGAGAGGCCGGGGCGGGGCCGCCAGGGGCTCGGTGCCGACCTCCTCAAGGGCGGGGCCGCGGGAATCGTGGCGGGTGTCTCCGCGACATTGCCGACCCTCCCTTTCCTCGCCTGGCACTTCGATCGCGTCTCTCTCATCGGGATTCCGGCGACCCTGGCAGTCGCGCCGGCGGTCGCCGCGGCGATTCCCGGGATCGGCGCGGGGCTCTTCCTCTCCCTCTTCTCCATGACCCTCGGGCGCTTCGCGGCGGGGGGAAGCGGGCTCCTCCTCGACGGCGTCGGGAGGGCGATTCGATGGACCGCCGCCCTCCCGGGCGCCTCGTTCTGGGTTTCTCGCGGGGCCCTGATCGCCGCGGCTCTGGGAGGGATCGCCGTCTACTTCTACCTTCGCCGGGGTTACGCCGGAAGGGTCGGACCCGGGGCGCGCCGGCTCGCGGCCACGACGGCGGGCACCGCGCTGGTGCTCCTCCTCCCTCTCCTCCCGCTCGGCCGGGATCTGGAGCTCCACCTCATCGACGTGGGGCAGGGGGATGCCGTGGCGCTCCGGACCCCGCGAGGGCGCTGGCTTCTCGTGGACGCCGGGCCCCGAAGCGCGGGCTTCGATTCCGGAACGCGGCGCGTCGTCCCCTATCTTCGGCGCCATGGTGCGCGGGGCGTGGAGGCGCTCGTCCTCACCCACCCCCACCTGGATCACATCGGGGGCGCCCCCGGGGTCATCGCGGGGATCGGGGTTCGTGGGATCCTCGATCCGTCGCGCCCGTACGGGTCGGGTCCGTATCTGGCGGTCCTCGAAGCCGCCCGCGAAGAGGGGATCTGGTGGTGGGTGGCTCGCGAGGGGAGCGCCTTTCAGGTGGACGGCCTCCGGATCGAGGTCCTCCATCCGGACGCCGAAACCGCCGATGCCCCAGAGCTCGCGGACCCGAACGATCTGTCCGTCGTGCTTTTGGTGCGTTGGGGCGAGGGGGCTGTTCTCCTCACCGGCGACGCCCCCGCCGCGGTCGAGCGCCGCGTTCTCGAGCGGGTCCCGCGCCTCTCCGTTCTCAAGGTGGGGCACCATGGAAGCCGAACTTCCACCTCGCCCGAGTTCCTCGCGGCCACTCACCCGGGCGCCGCGCTCATCGGGGTAGGAGATCCGAACGGCTTCGGCCACCCCCACGACGTGGTCGTGGAACGGCTGGAAGCGGCCGGCGCACGGATCTTCCGGACCGACCGGGACGGGGACGTCCGGGTGCGGATCCGCCGCGACGGAACGGTCCACGCGGAGACGTCCCGCTGAGGGATCGCCCCGGCCCCTGCGTGCGCCGTCCCACACTTCTTCAGAACGCGTCGAGGCGATACAATGGAGCCGGAATCGGGCCCATACCGACGCACGGGGACAAGATGAAGGACACCCACATCATCACGATCGAGCGGCACATCATCGAAGAGGAGCGGCGCCGTCCCGCCGCCAGCGGGGTCTTCAGCAACATCCTCTCGGACATGGCGCTCGCGGCGAAGGTGATCTCCCGCCAGGTGAACATGGCGGGGCTGATCGACGTGCTCGGGAAGACGGGGGAGTCCAACATCCAGGGGGAGGCGGTCGAGAAGCTCGACGTCTTCGCCCAGAGCGTGATCTACCGGGCGATGGACCACACGGGATACCTCTGCTGCATGGTTTCGGAAGAGGTCGAGGGCTTCATTCCGATCCCGGAGAAATTTCCCGCCGGGGAATACGTGCTCGTGTTCGACCCGCTTGACGGTTCTTCGAACATCGACGTGAACGTCTCGATCGGAACCGTCTTCGCCATTTACCGGAAGTCCTCGGACACGGAGCGCGGGAGCCTCGAGGATTGTCTCCAGGGAGGACGGAAGCAGCTCGCGGCGGGTTACATCGTGTACGGCTCCTCGACCATGATGGTCTACACGACGGGTCGCGGAGTTCATGGTTTCACCCTCGATCCGTCTATCGGAGAATTCCTCCTCAGCCACCCGGACATCCGAATCCCCGAACCTCCCATGCGGAGCTACTCGGCGAACGAGGCATATGCGTCCCGCTGGACCCCGGGAGTCCGCAGGTTCGTGGATCATCTCCGGGACGGCGATCCGGCGCGGGGCGGGGGCGACTATTCGTCGCGCTACATCGGCTCCCTGGTGGCCGACTTTCACCGAATCCTGCTGCGAGGGGGGATCTTCTTTTATCCGCGCCACCGGAATAGCCCCGAAGGGAAACTTCGGCTCCTCTACGAAGCGTATCCGCTGGCCTTGATCGCGGAGGAAGCAGGGGGGCGGGCGTCAGACGGGGAGCGCGATATCCTCGACGTCGAGGCGCGGGCACTCCACCAGCGGACCCCCCTCTTCATCGGCTCGGCCGACCTCGTTACGATGGCCAACCGGTTCATCGCGGAAGAAGGGTAACCGTCAGCAGCCGGGCGGCACGTGATTTGCTGTGAGCCCCTTTTCCAGGTCTACGAGGGGCGCCGTATAGTTTCCAGAGAAGCAGGCATCGCAGAAGGGACCCACCTTCTCGACCGCCTTCAGCATGCCCTCGAGAGAGAGGTATCCGAGGGAGTTGACGCCCAGAATCGCGCGGATCTCTTCCACCGACTTCGACGCGCCGATCAGCTCTTCCCGCGAGGGCATGTCGATTCCGTAAAAACAGGGGAATCGTACGGGCGGACTCGCGATGCGGAAGTGGACCTCGCGGGCCCCCGCATCCTTCAGGAATTTCACCAGGGAGGAGGAAGTCGTCCCCCGGACGAGCGAATCGTCCACGACCACCACGCGACGCCCTTCGACGATCTCCTTCACGGGGTTGTACTTGATGCGCGCCCCGAAGTCGCGGTCTGCCTGCAACGGGCGGATGAAGGTGCGTCCGACGTAGTGGTTCCGAAGGAGCCCGAGCTCGAAGGGGAGCCCTGACTCCTCGGCGTAGCCGAGCGCTGCGGAGTTCGCCGAGTCAGGGACCGAGATCACGCAGTCCGCGTCGGCCGGTTGTTCGCGCGCGAGCCGTTGGCCGAAGGCCCGCCGCGCGCGGTCCACGCTCAGGCCCCAGAAGTTCGAGTCGGGGCGGGCGAAATAAACGAGCTCGAAGACGCAGGGAGAGGGCGTTTCTGGGGTCAGCCCGTTCTGCGACTCCACGACGCCGTCCCGGATCCGCACGATTTCCCCCGGCCGGATGTCGCGAATGAACTCCGCGCCGATGATGTCGAGAGCACAGCTCTCGGATGCGACGACGTGGCCGCCTTCTTTCCGCCCCAGCACGAGCGGGCGGAACCCGCGCGGATCGCGCGCCGCGTAGAGAGCATCGCCGATCGAGAGGACGATGGAGAAGGCGCCCTCGAGCTGAGAAAGCGCGTCATGCACCTGGGCATCCACCGTCGTCTCCCTCGACCGTGAAATGAGGTGGACGATCACCTCCGAGTCCGAGCTGCTCTGGAATAGGGCCCCTTCTTCGACGAGGCGGCCGCGGAGCAGCTGGGCGTTCGTGAGGTTCCCGTTGTGCGCGATGGAGAGGTCGCCTCGCGCGTACCGGACGACGATCGGTTGCGCGTTTTGCGGGCGGCTCCCTCCCGCTGTCGAATACCGCACGTGGCCAACGCCAGTCCGTCCGGGGAGCTGGTTCAGGTCGTCGGCGGTAAAGACGTCCGCGACCAGCCCCGTCCCCTTCCGGACCCGGGCCGTGCCATTCCCATTCACGGTGCAAATCCCGGCGGATTCTTGGCCGCGATGCTGGAGCGCGTAAAGGCCGAAGAAGGTCAACTCGGCGGCTCCGTCCACCCCACTGATCCCGAAGACGCCGCACTCCTCGCGGGGAAGCTCCTCGAGCGAGGAGGTGAGGATGTCCTCGGAACGGGCCGGACGGGCCGGCCCGAGAGGCGTGGTCATGTCGCGTCCTTCTCCATCCAATTCGGAATGGCCTCCCCATGAACTCGCACCGCCTGGTCGGCCTCCACCCGGATCCAGCCGCGCGGAGAGCGAAGATTCATAGTACCCCCTTGGGATCCGACCGTGCCGATTTCCCGCGCGGGGACTCCGTGCTCCGACGCGATCCCCAGGAGCGCCGCCGCGTCTACCTGAGCACAGGAAACGATCACTCGTCCCTGGGTTTCGCCGAAGAAAAGAGCGACAGGTGCGATCGAGTCCCCGAGCTCCACGTCGAACCCCAAAGCGCCGCCAGATCCGCCGATCGCGCACTCGGCCAGCGCACAGGCGAGCCCGCCCTCCGAGCAGTCGTGGGCGGAGCGGGCGAGGCCTCGGTCCGCGATCGAAAGGAGAGTCCGCTGGAGCTGACGCTCGGCCACCAGGTCGACCGCCGGAGGGTGGCCGGCCACGAGTCGCTCGGTTCGGTAGAGGTACTCGGAGCCTCCGATCTCTTCGAGATTTTCGCCGAGGAGGACGATTCGGTCGCCCACTTCCTGAAATCCGTGGCGCACCACCTTCGCGACGTCGTCGAGGATGCCCACCATCCCGATCACCGGTGTCGGGTAAATGGCCCGCCCCCCTGTTTCGTTGTAAAGGGAGACGTTCCCGCCGGTCACGGGCGTCTCGAAGAGGGCGCATGCCTCCGCCATCCCGAGGACCGCCTCACGGAGCTGGAAATAAATCTCGGGGCGGAGCGGGCTCCCGAAGTTCAGGTTGTTCGTGACGGCGGTCGGGAGGGCGCCGACACATGCCAGGTTCCGGGCCGCCTCAGCCACGGCGGCCTTCGCTCCCAGCCGCGGATCGAGGTAACAGTAACGACCATTGCAGTCGGTCGTGGCGGCGACTCCCCGCTTCGTCCCGCGGAATCGGATGACGCCGGCGTCCCCGCCCGGCGCGACCACGGTGCTCGTCCGGACGGTCGTGTCGTATTGGTCGTAGATCCAGCGGCGCGACGCGACGTTCGGTGACCCGAGCAAGTCGAGGAAGCGCTCCGAGAGGTCGCCGTGCGGCGCGAGCACCTGCGAAAGGTCCTTTTCTCGGAGCGCGCGGATCTCTGCGCTCTCAACCCCTTCCCGCTCGTAGGTGGGACACCCTTCCGTGAGAGGGAGGGCGGGGATGTCAGCGACGACCTTTCCCCGCTCCAGAATGCGGAATTGTCCATCGTCGGTCACCCGTCCCACCTCCTGCGCCTCGAGCTCCCACTTCCCGAGGATCTTCCGAACCTCTTCCTCCTTTCCTTTCTCGGCTACGACGAGCATCCGTTCCTGTGACTCCGAGAGAAGGATCTCGTAGGGCGTCATTCCCTCCTCGCGGACCGGGACGAGCGAAACCTCGAGTTCGACTCCGCTCCCCGCGCGTCCGGCCATTTCCGAAGCCGAGGAGGTGAGCCCCGCGGCGCCCATGTCCTGGATCCCGACGATATGGCCGCTTCCGATGAGCTCGAGGGAGGCTTCGAGGAGAAGTTTTTCAGTGAAAGGGTCGCCCACCTGGACGCGTGGCCGGCTAGCCTCGTCCGAGTCTTCGGAGAGCTCGCCGGATGCGAAGGTGGCGCCGTGGATTCCGTCGCGGCCGGTACGGGCACCCACGGCCATCAGCGTGTTTCCCGTCCCGGACGCCGTCCCGCGGATCATGTCGTCGGCGCGCATCACGCCGAGACACATCGCGTTCACGAGCGGATTGGCTTCGTATCCCCGGTCGAAATAGACCTCACCGCCGATGTTCGGAATCCCGACGCAGTTTCCGTAGTCCCCGATCCCGCGGACGACGCCCGAGAATAGGTAACGCACCCGCGCGGAATCGAGATCGCCGAAGCGGAGCGAGTCCAGCACCGCGACGGGGCGCGCGCCCATGGTGAAGATGTCGCGGAGGATCCC contains:
- the miaB gene encoding tRNA (N6-isopentenyl adenosine(37)-C2)-methylthiotransferase MiaB, producing MTKSLTEAGRAYVETYGCQMNVADGELMEGILAADGYEIVSSPEEADVILVNTCAIRDHAERRVLGRIGQLSGLKRGHPGLLIGVTGCMAQRLGRTLFNQASQVDLVVGPDAYRSLPDQLRRLRGQRGETEVEAKPCVVRPGKRRTQLAVLDLDPEESYEGLEQRREAGASAWVPIQRGCDHRCTFCIVPYVRGPEKNRRPEEVVAEVRGLAARGVTEVTLLGQTVNSYRRGDWNFARLLREVARIAGIRRVRFTSPHPNDVTRELVEVMAEEEAVCEHLHLPVQSGSDQVLRRMLRRYTVESYLEKVRMAREAIPDLSLSTDIIAAFPGETRSDFEATLDLVREVGFDEAYTYRYSPREGTPAMRLPAEDFLPEPEARARLAELITVCREIQGGINAGEVGRQDEVLVERDARDPGQVLGRTRRNKFVAFPSEGIGIGEYAWIELTGTTGATFQGALVGSLAAGAHR
- a CDS encoding DNA internalization-related competence protein ComEC/Rec2; this encodes MAHAAGIALPLLGASLPPALLLFLLLGALLLLWRRPWPAGVLVAAAVAGMASGAAVVHREESDCRLHLPRRWDGEVTGRFLTRVSSDGSFPFRIEEGGPGEVGGPDECRGVVRALLPRGATLPRAGGRIRVASSWEGRAFPQPGLAEWAGRLRLAGDWEPAPGGGPWGKVLVLRGAIQERMVALWGERTAPMVEALVLARREHLDPELRDAFALSGTAHLLAISGFHVGVVAGILLGLLRLVGLGRRAAEGGAAAGCWSYVLAIGAPHAAVRAAVLLTLLVAARVRGRPVVPAGALGSALLLLLVFDPGWLASVGFQLSFAGTAGLVLLRDPVSRALDRGWKTLTGRERPGRGRQGLGADLLKGGAAGIVAGVSATLPTLPFLAWHFDRVSLIGIPATLAVAPAVAAAIPGIGAGLFLSLFSMTLGRFAAGGSGLLLDGVGRAIRWTAALPGASFWVSRGALIAAALGGIAVYFYLRRGYAGRVGPGARRLAATTAGTALVLLLPLLPLGRDLELHLIDVGQGDAVALRTPRGRWLLVDAGPRSAGFDSGTRRVVPYLRRHGARGVEALVLTHPHLDHIGGAPGVIAGIGVRGILDPSRPYGSGPYLAVLEAAREEGIWWWVAREGSAFQVDGLRIEVLHPDAETADAPELADPNDLSVVLLVRWGEGAVLLTGDAPAAVERRVLERVPRLSVLKVGHHGSRTSTSPEFLAATHPGAALIGVGDPNGFGHPHDVVVERLEAAGARIFRTDRDGDVRVRIRRDGTVHAETSR
- the fbp gene encoding class 1 fructose-bisphosphatase; the encoded protein is MKDTHIITIERHIIEEERRRPAASGVFSNILSDMALAAKVISRQVNMAGLIDVLGKTGESNIQGEAVEKLDVFAQSVIYRAMDHTGYLCCMVSEEVEGFIPIPEKFPAGEYVLVFDPLDGSSNIDVNVSIGTVFAIYRKSSDTERGSLEDCLQGGRKQLAAGYIVYGSSTMMVYTTGRGVHGFTLDPSIGEFLLSHPDIRIPEPPMRSYSANEAYASRWTPGVRRFVDHLRDGDPARGGGDYSSRYIGSLVADFHRILLRGGIFFYPRHRNSPEGKLRLLYEAYPLALIAEEAGGRASDGERDILDVEARALHQRTPLFIGSADLVTMANRFIAEEG
- the purF gene encoding amidophosphoribosyltransferase: MTTPLGPARPARSEDILTSSLEELPREECGVFGISGVDGAAELTFFGLYALQHRGQESAGICTVNGNGTARVRKGTGLVADVFTADDLNQLPGRTGVGHVRYSTAGGSRPQNAQPIVVRYARGDLSIAHNGNLTNAQLLRGRLVEEGALFQSSSDSEVIVHLISRSRETTVDAQVHDALSQLEGAFSIVLSIGDALYAARDPRGFRPLVLGRKEGGHVVASESCALDIIGAEFIRDIRPGEIVRIRDGVVESQNGLTPETPSPCVFELVYFARPDSNFWGLSVDRARRAFGQRLAREQPADADCVISVPDSANSAALGYAEESGLPFELGLLRNHYVGRTFIRPLQADRDFGARIKYNPVKEIVEGRRVVVVDDSLVRGTTSSSLVKFLKDAGAREVHFRIASPPVRFPCFYGIDMPSREELIGASKSVEEIRAILGVNSLGYLSLEGMLKAVEKVGPFCDACFSGNYTAPLVDLEKGLTANHVPPGC
- the purL gene encoding phosphoribosylformylglycinamidine synthase subunit PurL; translation: MTLALARREGDPEITSELVRTHGLSEEEYQRILGILGREPTFTELGIFSAMWSEHCGYKNSKRLLRLLPTEAPWVIQGPGENAGVIELGDGLALAFKIESHNHPSAVEPYQGAATGVGGILRDIFTMGARPVAVLDSLRFGDLDSARVRYLFSGVVRGIGDYGNCVGIPNIGGEVYFDRGYEANPLVNAMCLGVMRADDMIRGTASGTGNTLMAVGARTGRDGIHGATFASGELSEDSDEASRPRVQVGDPFTEKLLLEASLELIGSGHIVGIQDMGAAGLTSSASEMAGRAGSGVELEVSLVPVREEGMTPYEILLSESQERMLVVAEKGKEEEVRKILGKWELEAQEVGRVTDDGQFRILERGKVVADIPALPLTEGCPTYEREGVESAEIRALREKDLSQVLAPHGDLSERFLDLLGSPNVASRRWIYDQYDTTVRTSTVVAPGGDAGVIRFRGTKRGVAATTDCNGRYCYLDPRLGAKAAVAEAARNLACVGALPTAVTNNLNFGSPLRPEIYFQLREAVLGMAEACALFETPVTGGNVSLYNETGGRAIYPTPVIGMVGILDDVAKVVRHGFQEVGDRIVLLGENLEEIGGSEYLYRTERLVAGHPPAVDLVAERQLQRTLLSIADRGLARSAHDCSEGGLACALAECAIGGSGGALGFDVELGDSIAPVALFFGETQGRVIVSCAQVDAAALLGIASEHGVPAREIGTVGSQGGTMNLRSPRGWIRVEADQAVRVHGEAIPNWMEKDAT